A genome region from Sporolituus thermophilus DSM 23256 includes the following:
- the pdxS gene encoding pyridoxal 5'-phosphate synthase lyase subunit PdxS, with the protein MEQGTFRVKAGLAEMLKGGVIMDVTTPEQAKIAEQAGACAVMALERVPADIRAAGGVARMADPTVILRIMDAVTIPVMAKARIGHFVEAQILEALGVDYIDESEVLTPADDKFHINKHQFKVPFVCGAKNLGEALRRIGEGAAMIRTKGEPGTGNVVEAVKHMRQVMSEIRTLVNLPDDEVPAFAKNIGAPLELVLETKKLGRLPVVNFAAGGIATPADAALMMQLGCDGIFVGSGIFKSGDPVKRAKAIVAATTYYNDPQVLAEVSKDLGEPMVGIEISTIAPHERMQERGW; encoded by the coding sequence ATGGAACAAGGTACTTTTCGGGTAAAAGCCGGCCTGGCGGAAATGCTTAAGGGTGGCGTAATAATGGACGTAACAACGCCGGAACAGGCGAAAATTGCCGAGCAGGCAGGCGCTTGCGCCGTTATGGCCCTTGAGCGGGTACCGGCCGATATCCGGGCGGCCGGCGGGGTGGCGCGCATGGCTGACCCGACGGTTATTCTGCGCATCATGGATGCCGTAACCATCCCGGTTATGGCCAAGGCGAGAATCGGCCATTTCGTGGAGGCGCAAATCCTGGAGGCGCTGGGCGTCGACTATATCGATGAGAGTGAAGTGCTCACTCCCGCTGATGATAAGTTCCATATCAACAAGCATCAGTTCAAGGTGCCGTTCGTTTGCGGCGCGAAAAATCTGGGCGAGGCGCTGCGCCGCATCGGTGAAGGGGCGGCCATGATCCGCACCAAAGGCGAGCCGGGTACCGGCAATGTCGTCGAGGCCGTAAAGCATATGCGCCAGGTGATGAGCGAGATTCGCACGCTTGTCAATTTGCCTGATGACGAAGTGCCGGCGTTTGCCAAAAACATCGGCGCGCCGCTTGAACTGGTACTGGAAACGAAGAAGCTGGGCCGGCTGCCGGTCGTTAACTTTGCCGCCGGCGGTATTGCCACTCCGGCCGATGCCGCGCTAATGATGCAGCTTGGCTGCGACGGTATTTTCGTCGGTTCCGGCATCTTTAAATCCGGCGACCCGGTTAAACGCGCCAAAGCGATTGTGGCGGCGACCACCTATTACAATGATCCCCAGGTGCTGGCCGAGGTATCCAAGGATCTGGGCGAGCCCATGGTAGGCATTGAAATCTCCACGATCGCGCCCCATGAGCGCATGCAAGAGCGGGGCTGGTAA
- a CDS encoding HD domain-containing phosphohydrolase: MAYCNYTNQRLRQAQEQLGACREANEESRRALNLLIDNIPCAVATITPQYIVQDINNELARLTGVKREEACGKKCYDVFGFGEICPGCPVRGAQLTGTVCRNVKRGINRKDREIWIEQTAIPLLDSDDTVRQVVEIIYDITAKVQLEEQKNRLFIETVTALAELIDKRDSATGKHSLRVRDLAVALGREMGLAARELDELATAAILHDIGKIGIPENILNKPGRLTAEEYEIIKRHPVIGYNTLKNIHLLQNIAQHILHHHERYDGKGYPAGLQGEQIPLASRIICIADVYEALTADRVYRPRMDLKQALRVMWQEKGRMFDPVALDIFFRMLAQEDPRVGEALPEIVGQAAAGLTEDKQQ, from the coding sequence GTGGCGTACTGTAACTACACTAACCAGCGGCTGAGGCAGGCACAGGAGCAGCTGGGGGCGTGTAGGGAGGCAAATGAAGAAAGCCGGAGAGCACTTAATTTGCTGATAGATAACATTCCCTGCGCGGTCGCTACTATTACCCCTCAGTATATCGTGCAGGATATTAACAACGAATTGGCACGCCTAACCGGCGTAAAGCGGGAAGAGGCATGCGGCAAAAAATGTTATGACGTGTTCGGTTTTGGCGAGATCTGCCCGGGCTGCCCGGTGCGCGGGGCGCAACTTACCGGGACGGTTTGCCGGAACGTTAAGCGGGGAATCAACCGGAAAGACCGGGAGATATGGATCGAACAGACGGCGATTCCCCTGCTGGACAGCGACGACACGGTGCGTCAGGTAGTAGAAATTATCTATGACATTACCGCTAAAGTGCAGCTGGAAGAGCAGAAAAACCGTCTGTTTATCGAGACGGTCACCGCGTTGGCGGAACTGATCGATAAGCGGGACAGCGCTACCGGCAAACATTCGCTACGGGTGCGCGACCTGGCCGTGGCGCTGGGCCGGGAAATGGGGCTGGCCGCCCGGGAACTTGACGAACTTGCGACGGCGGCGATACTGCATGACATCGGCAAGATCGGCATTCCGGAGAATATCCTTAACAAGCCGGGGCGTCTGACCGCGGAAGAATACGAAATAATTAAACGTCACCCCGTAATCGGTTATAATACGCTGAAAAATATCCATTTGCTACAAAATATTGCCCAGCATATTTTGCATCACCATGAACGTTATGACGGCAAAGGCTATCCGGCCGGGCTGCAGGGTGAACAAATTCCGCTGGCCTCCCGCATCATTTGTATTGCTGACGTCTACGAAGCGCTGACTGCCGACCGGGTATACCGGCCCCGCATGGACCTTAAGCAGGCGCTTCGGGTTATGTGGCAGGAAAAGGGGCGGATGTTTGACCCGGTAGCGTTGGACATTTTTTTCCGCATGCTGGCCCAAGAAGACCCGCGCGTCGGCGAAGCGCTACCAGAGATTGTCGGCCAGGCGGCAGCGGGACTTACCGAGGACAAACAGCAATAA